A stretch of Procambarus clarkii isolate CNS0578487 chromosome 20, FALCON_Pclarkii_2.0, whole genome shotgun sequence DNA encodes these proteins:
- the LOC123755362 gene encoding uncharacterized protein gives MQPRVVLVLLTVVLAILGVNEAAVTRHNGRETLKHYPHKADFYKRLLQVSEPNPFLKQRLGMPRMQNFPQEWPYNQHQVQSLPRIGINPTRVHSFPQTRPYNSQKIQAAPSYTHMYQQKQVKNDERLSQSYEPKNQASTVKHSTTKKNIKRGIFPSTKNNYKYPVNQDIKQSIINPMAAEKVRKQWVLPRTSLWASRTSPSNTGRRSRQRVTEYKEFQSKSVAFGGNILLEGKTSFEKHKGFVNHKLLSWTE, from the exons ATGCAACCCAG GGTGGTGCTCGTGTTACTGACCGTGGTACTGGCCATACTCGGTGTAAATGAAGCAGCAGTGACCAGACATAATGGCAGAGAAACTCTTAAGCATTACCCTCATAAAGCTGACTTTTATAAAAGACTGCTCCAAGTATCTGAGCCAAATCCCTTTTTAAAGCAAAGATTAGGTATGCCAAGAATGCAAAACTTTCCTCAAGAATGGCCTTACAATCAACATCAGGTTCAGTCTCTACCAAGAATTGGAATTAATCCAACAAGAGTTCACAGCTTTCCTCAAACAAGGCCTTACAACAGCCAAAAAATTCAGGCTGCTccatcatacacacacatgtaccaACAAAAACAAGTTAAGAATGATGAACGCTTAAGCCAATCGTATGAGCCCAAGAATCAAGCAAGTACTGTAAAGCACTCAACTACCAAGAAAAATATCAAGAGAGGGATATTTCCTTCAACAAAGAACAATTACAAATATCCTGTAAACCAAGACATTAAACAAAGCATCATAAACCCAATGGCAGCAGAGAAAGTGCGAAAACAGTGGGTGCTTCCTCGCACAAGTCTCTGGGCTTCCCGCACATCTCCTTCAAACACTGGCAGGAGATCCAGACAGAGag tcacagagtacaaagaatttcaatccaaatcggtggcgtttggagggaatatactgcttgaaggcaagacgtcctttgaaaagcacaagggattcgtcaatcacaagcttctgagctg